One region of Sphingomonas bisphenolicum genomic DNA includes:
- a CDS encoding amidohydrolase family protein, with translation MRAAYSSFRHGAAVVAGLLLAGEALAVPAPGYDLILAGGRVIDPDSGRDEIADIAIKDGRIAAISTASLGGGRRLDARNMVVAPGFIDLHAHGQDPVAERLQLLDGVTTAIDMEIGTLPVADLHARMRGKALINFGASASHICARLQVLSAKSCAQSGPHQVAADPAMLAKSADPTQERQIADLMDRDVKAGALGYGLGIEYVPGAGRREIFRIFQAAGKTGAPVFTHVRSRPLDKASGVPIAVVQEVIADAATTGASLQIVHIASTGLGDVPTLLELVKGAQAHGIDITTEAYPYTAGSTAIGSSFFSDGWEQRNGVSYEAVQWPATGERLTQATFERYRKEQPDAAVIIHVIPSDIVDLAVTDPVVSIASDGVPWTTSGEHPRGAGTFARVLGVYVRDRKLLDLKTAIAKMTIMPARRLEKISPQMARKGRLAVGADADITVFDPAKIKDSATFEKPMQASVGIRYVLVGGTLMARDGRVIDGQFPGQAIRSGLAQP, from the coding sequence ATGCGCGCTGCCTATTCTTCCTTCCGGCATGGAGCGGCGGTAGTTGCAGGACTGCTGCTGGCGGGAGAAGCGCTTGCTGTTCCTGCCCCAGGCTATGACCTGATCCTGGCCGGCGGACGGGTGATCGATCCGGATAGCGGCCGGGACGAAATCGCCGATATCGCTATCAAGGATGGACGTATTGCGGCCATCTCGACGGCATCGCTCGGCGGGGGGAGGCGGCTCGATGCCAGGAACATGGTGGTTGCGCCTGGTTTCATCGACCTGCACGCCCATGGACAGGATCCCGTGGCGGAGCGACTGCAACTGCTGGACGGCGTGACCACGGCGATCGACATGGAGATCGGCACGTTGCCGGTCGCCGATCTCCACGCCCGGATGCGGGGCAAGGCTCTCATCAATTTTGGCGCGTCTGCCTCCCACATCTGTGCGCGGTTGCAGGTCCTGTCGGCCAAGTCCTGCGCGCAAAGTGGTCCACATCAGGTTGCGGCCGATCCGGCGATGCTGGCCAAGAGCGCCGACCCCACGCAGGAGAGGCAGATCGCCGATCTGATGGACCGGGACGTGAAGGCCGGCGCGCTCGGCTATGGCCTTGGCATAGAATATGTGCCGGGCGCCGGACGGCGCGAGATTTTCCGCATTTTCCAGGCGGCGGGCAAGACTGGGGCGCCGGTCTTCACGCATGTCCGCAGTCGTCCGCTCGACAAGGCGAGCGGCGTGCCGATCGCGGTCGTGCAGGAAGTGATTGCTGACGCGGCGACCACCGGGGCGTCGCTTCAGATCGTGCATATCGCCTCGACCGGCCTTGGCGACGTGCCGACGCTGCTCGAACTGGTGAAGGGCGCGCAGGCCCATGGCATCGACATTACGACCGAGGCTTATCCCTATACCGCCGGCAGCACCGCCATCGGCTCCAGCTTCTTTTCGGACGGATGGGAGCAGCGCAACGGCGTGAGTTATGAAGCGGTTCAGTGGCCCGCCACCGGCGAGCGGCTGACGCAGGCGACGTTCGAGCGCTACCGCAAGGAACAGCCAGACGCCGCCGTCATCATCCACGTCATCCCCAGCGACATCGTCGATCTGGCCGTCACCGATCCTGTGGTTAGCATCGCATCGGACGGTGTACCCTGGACCACATCGGGCGAGCATCCGCGCGGTGCGGGCACTTTCGCGCGAGTGCTGGGCGTCTATGTCCGCGATCGCAAGCTGCTCGACCTCAAGACCGCGATCGCCAAGATGACGATCATGCCGGCCCGCAGGCTGGAAAAGATATCGCCCCAGATGGCGCGCAAGGGACGCCTCGCTGTGGGCGCCGATGCGGACATCACCGTCTTCGACCCGGCGAAGATCAAGGACAGTGCGACATTCGAAAAGCCGATGCAGGCGTCGGTCGGCATCCGCTACGTCTTGGTCGGCGGCACGTTAATGGCGCGCGACGGGCGGGTAATCGACGGCCAGTTCCCCGGACAGGCCATCCGCAGCGGGCTGGCACAACCATGA